The proteins below are encoded in one region of Thunnus maccoyii chromosome 24, fThuMac1.1, whole genome shotgun sequence:
- the LOC121891792 gene encoding nck-associated protein 5-like isoform X1: MFSAAIKGNSTSSRCLPNQNTSESLGATELARNLLSGEDPAGEEASQVCGPLQGRGTMNRHLERRELKRDQLKRLSLDSSLPEYMDANKCIDELLKQLEEERRNVRREKLAVARLQREVARSKSEGTMREKLIHELEEERRLRLESEKRLREVTEESELERAQVVSLQQQFSRMEETVRSLLQNQGVLEQTAVDTVDIMKAYKDKLSEEVQKQHDGPEESGSLPATQTEPDPGPPGPANADPDASQAEEDKDKTKLLLERLKALEEKNSALALENESQREQYERCLDEVANQVVQALLTQKDLREECLKLRTRVFDLEQQNRALGILFQQRIKPASDLLLQKLHSRIMDLSAADLLLEPERSKAFLLSRNTDSPSNEVQLNGKAGLPVTKCLSQLSLTVPAPVYPRSSCSSSELSLSSACSEFSSGSYTWNDGRSCGKMSSLTWEKRLSLGSSAPSNICAPLEEQLPTRRKESHILEGLRKLQRRKHRSLSASKVSKSGSKDCMNSNEGIYSLGIKSSSKGVSKPTHVGRTSAVGGKKFSYDSDDADDELAHSSRADNIPTKDNWFYCKRLSHSISDSLCSWEGIQDSGGGGDSSSGPVATKQPSGYDSKERPEKLMSFINSFLPEGGRPSAFSKPSMLHFTPSDAEGPNHLSDVDDPEELNSESSDIRMSFSQPAEQTERVYRDAARLLAHQCVRRDQGRTQSADGRPRPFSLIKEPKGAKCTQSEESILAIFDAEGEPIELCAQKLAAGAGSRNDIPGSKVVADYTELVPQERPTRQKSTNVRNYTVLESPEKPSEYQIRTSKTSNSREGSAERLSMQLTPQRKLIKPLSSRANKGHSIPPMTDTAGPKSSGSKIPGHNKSLGSPLRLSKGSTTEPSNSGNSGPSSQEKSPSSPTVKMSRFIKSSQSPKAVNSKVPSRPEWSKGSSSSSPHLSRRHLEYTDSGEQPTRDKHCETIKNKLRSPSPPPPPGRTTSLLIRPNYEGSPQAHKIGVAQQSTPSTVRGPPPSYHTSLVPNMQATLPIKDKDCLDLDAGYGTALAPQKLVDKTSQHLQKSPAMTQTPTKGTSKRMTMKDYLPSANSGCAPEHENAPKSSKNVPPPYSALRGSSLQNSFASKRGSTHENVHQSVQKTSVGLPISLQDTPQGKTEPQNGKAVVSPPSSVMLSPNSVEKASKTRIPMGFKAFLKSPPSHKNSPSIPGKQEKDHINLVSKETVTSNASTQCDSLQPVYSIDSPPKMSITEGEGEVQCRLLEEEVCAAVLPEEGDVSDKGKRSSQLFSRSISVTTKPHLKPALGMNGAKARSQSFSTNYIEKPNINVLDGPGKIRTQIITNSGERGNSLSRQSSLEVPSVGLAESPVHSPRSRLSHYGGMTGSNSHNILPERTSKSNSRGEGSQGTVKGEAVTSPSQKEVRSLPITDRIGLKNIRKPAKVASHPQFQPPSSCVYNSDNPARETGGIATTPNEPDFSREVKTQTDSQNKPPDTEEKKISPTACTIEEKVMMGIEENLQKCQEQEKVAASESKQKTGPSLANWFGFRKSKLPALTGKKADSPKGKEEKKELKIGSVLGGKQMKSDKKKDKKKNDIPQKDSQEAQNLSEVNNKLSSIMDHCNNQMGQITSQIQCTTAFIGKDQFVNELLGRTAVKGNFVAASPPGISTPKKHSEMKGDMEICPDTATLIMTQKINLRAENEEGRIPDTACQDHMLGSGCQMRTLDSGIGTFPLPDSVTRASGRHIPKSESSPDGVTASTSELDRETPSSHPDPSQSGVKVPSLPKTCPHAPTSIGHSLSDPTVTCSSNTQDAQSRLPKLATSDAIRTKRLSLCAPRSNISASTEDKEDEMERKMKSKDHDMAGERALQVCTYSGSSSDTETEPEGTGSTLGSPQRTLINRTKRNDAVDQNEETLKRSSVEKSLSIMDYYQHDMFSHLEKDSRRISQYNLLHKESSLDGKAGDRLSKEIPLEKTPVCTNQPGSLDFSLESLNKLNHSSSSSGSLYPDTGLGGRRGDCHPDAGKSGEDCCRVDEPSSSSFSSRPGADPVGSLSDSLYDSFSSCTSQGSNDV, translated from the exons GATGGAAGAGACGGTGCGGTCGCTGCTGCAGAATCAGGGAGTCCTGGAGCAGACTGCGGTGGACACAGTGGACATCATGAAGGCCTACAAG GATAAACTCTCAGAGGAAGTGCAGAAACAGCACGACGGCCCCGAAGAGAGCGGCTCCCTGCCGGCGACTCAAACGGAGCCAGACCCCGGGCCGCCTGGGCCGGCGAACGCCGATCCTGATGCCAGCCAAGCAGAAGAGGACAAAGACAAAACCAAGCTCCTTCTGGAGCGCCTCAAGGCCCTGGAG GAGAAGAATTCTGCCTTGGCCTTGGAGAACGAGAGCCAGAGGGAGCAGTATGAACGTTGTCTAGATGAG GTTGCCAATCAAGTTGTGCAGGCACTTCTCACCCAGAAG GATCTGAGAGAGGAATGTCTGAAGCTGCGAACTCGAGTCTTTGACCTCGAGCAGCAGAATCGGGCGCTGGGTATTTTGTTCCAGCAGAGGATCAAACCCGCCTCGGACTTGCTTCTCCAG AAACTCCACTCTCGAATCATGGATCTGTCTGCGGCAGATTTGCTTCTGGAGCCGGAGAGAAGCAAGGCCTTCTTGCTTTCCAGGAATACAGACTCTCCCTCTAAT GAGGTTCAGCTGAATGGAAAGGCAGGTCTCCCTGTGACCAAGTGTCTGAGCCAGCTGAGTCTGACAGTGCCAGCGCCTGTATACCCACGCAGCAGCTGTAGCAGTAGTGAGTTGTCCCTGTCAAGTGCATGCAGTGAATTCTCCAGCGGCTCGTACACCTGGAATGATGGACGCTCCTGTGGGAAAATG TCATCTCTGACCTGGGAGAAGAGGCTGAGTTTGGGTTCGTCAGCCCCTAGTAATATCTGTGCCCCCCTGGAGGAGCAGCTGCCCACAAGACGCAAGGAGAGCCACATACTAGAGGGATTGAGAAAGCTACAAAGGAGGAAACACAGATCCTTGTCTGCATCCAAGGTCTCCAAGTCAGGCTCCAAAGACTGCATGAACTCAAACGAGGGCATCTACTCCCTGGGTATCAAGAGTAGCAGTAAAGGGGTGTCCAAACCTACCCACGTGGGTAGAACTTCAGCTGTTGGGGGCAAGAAGTTCTCTTATGATTCTGATGATGCAGATGATGAACTTGCACATTCAAGTCGTGCAGATAACATCCCCACCAAGGACAACTGGTTTTACTGTAAGAGGCTCTCCCACAGCATCTCAGACAGTTTGTGTAGCTGGGAGGGGATACAGGacagtggaggtggaggtgacaGCAGCTCAGGACCAGTGGCTACAAAACAGCCCTCTGGCTATGACTCAAAAGAGCGTCCTGAGAAACTCATGAGTTTCATTAACAGTTTTCTCCCTGAGGGAGGGCGGCCATCAGCTTTTAGTAAACCATCCATGCTGCATTTCACCCCTTCTGATGCAGAGGGTCCCAATCACCTCTCTGACGTGGATGATCCAGAGGAACTCAACTCTGAGTCCAGTGACATCCGAATGTCCTTCAGCCAGCCAGCAGAGCAAACAGAGAGGGTGTACAGGGACGCTGCTAGGCTGCTCGCACACCAGTGCGTGCGAAGGGACCAGGGACGCACCCAGTCTGCAGATGGGAGGCCCAGGCCTTTCAGCCTAATTAAGGAACCTAAAGGGGCCAAGTGTACTCAGTCTGAGGAGAGCATCTTGGCGATATTTGATGCAGAGGGAGAGCCTATTGAACTTTGTGCTCAGAAGCTTGCAGCAGGTGCTGGGTCTCGAAATGACATTCCAGGTAGCAAAGTAGTGGCTGATTACACAGAACTAGTGCCCCAAGAGAGACCGACGAGGCAAAAATCAACAAATGTAAGAAACTACACTGTTCTTGAATCTCCGGAGAAGCCGTCTGAATATCAGATCAGGACTAGCAAAACAAGCAATAGCAGGGAGGGCAGTGCAGAAAGGTTGTCAATGCAGTTAACTCCACAAAGGAAACTAATCAAACCACTGAGCAGCCGAGCTAATAAAGGCCATTCCATCCCTCCCATGACTGATACTGCTGGTCCCAAGTCCAGTGGTTCAAAGATACCCGGTCATAATAAATCTTTGGGATCCCCGCTGAGACTGTCTAAGGGCTCCACCACTGAACCAAGTAACAGTGGAAACTCAGGACCCTCTAGTCAGGAGAAATCCCCCTCCTCCCCTACAGTTAAAATGTCCAGGTTCATCAAGAGCTCACAGAGCCCAAAGGCGGTAAACTCCAAGGTCCCTAGCAGGCCAGAATGGAGTAAGGGCTCGTCCTCCAGTTCCCCACACCTCTCAAGGAGGCACCTGGAGTATACTGACAGTGGCGAGCAGCCAACCAGAGACAAACACTGTGAAACCATCAAAAATAAACTCAGGTCcccttctcctccccctcccccggGCCGCACCACCTCCTTACTGATCAGACCAAATTACGAAGGGTCGCCTCAGGCACATAAAATAGGGGTGGCTCAACAATCCACACCAAGCACTGTGAGGGGCCCTCCCCCAAGTTACCACACCTCACTTGTACCAAATATGCAAGCTACGCTACCCATCAAGGATAAAGACTGTTTAGACCTGGATGCAGGCTACGGGACTGCACTTGCACCTCAGAAACTGGTTGACAAAACCAGTCAGCACCTTCAAAAGTCCCCCGCCATGACTCAGACACCTACTAAAGGCACTTCCAAGCGGATGACCATGAAAGACTACCTCCCTTCTGCAAACTCAGGGTGTGCTCCAGAACATGAAAATGCACCTAAAAGCTCAAAGAATGTCCCTCCTCCCTACAGTGCCCTCAGAGGGTCCTCACTTCAGAACTCATTTGCAAGTAAGAGAGGATCTACCCATGAAAATGTCCATCAGTCGGTGCAGAAGACCTCTGTTGGTTTACCTATATCGCTTCAGGACACCCCTCAAGGTAAAACAGAGCCACAAAATGGCAAAGCTGTAGTCAGCCCACCCAGCTCAGTTATGCTTTCCCCTAACTCAGTGGAGAAAGCCTCAAAGACTCGCATCCCAATGGGgtttaaagcatttttaaaatctccCCCCAGCCATAAAAATAGTCCCTCTATACCAGGCAAGCAAGAGAAAGATCATATCAACTTAGTTTCCAAGGAGACTGTGACTTCAAATGCTTCTACCCAGTGTGACAGCTTGCAGCCTGTGTACAGTATTGATTCACCACCTAAGATGTCCATTACAGAGGGGGAAGGTGAGGTTCAGTGTAGGTTACTGGAAGAGGAAGTATGCGCTGCTGTTTTACCAGAGGAGGGGGACGTCTCCGATAAAGGGAAAAGGAGTAGTCAACTTTTCTCTAGATCCATATCTGTTACTACCAAACCTCATCTAAAGCCGGCCTTGGGAATGAATGGGGCCAAAGCCCGTAGCCAGAGTTTCAGCACCAACTACATTGAGAAGCCCAACATCAATGTTCTGGATGGACCGGGAAAAATCAGAACTCAGATCATCACTAACTCAGGCGAAAGGGGGAACTCTCTGTCAAGACAGAGTTCCTTGGAAGTGCCCAGTGTTGGGTTGGCAGAGAGCCCTGTCCACTCCCCAAGGTCGAGGCTTAGCCACTATGGAGGTATGACAGGGTCCAATAGTCACAACATACTCCCTGAAAGAACTTCTAAATCAAACTCCAGAGGTGAGGGGTCACAGGGCACAGTGAAAGGGGAAGCAGTCACCTCACCCTCTCAAAAAGAGGTGCGTAGCTTACCCATCACTGATAGGATTGGTTTGAAGAACATCCGTAAGCCAGCAAAAGTTGCCTCTCATCCACAGTTTCAGCCTCCATCCTCTTGTGTCTATAACTCAGATAACCCAGCGAGAGAGACGGGAGGCATAGCAACCACCCCTAATGAGCCAGACTTCAGCAGAGAAGTCAAAACCCAGACAGACTCGCAAAACAAACCCCCAGATAcggaggagaaaaaaatcagtcCAACAGCCTGCACTATTGAAGAGAAAGTCATGATGGGAATTGAAGAAAATCTGCAGAAATGTCAAGAGCAGGAGAAGGTCGCTGCCAGTGAGTCCAAACAGAAGACAGGCCCCTCGCTGGCAAACTGGTTCGGCTTCCGTAAAAGCAAACTTCCAGCTCTGACTGGTAAGAAAGCAGACTCCCCCaagggaaaagaggagaagaaagagttAAAGATTGGATCAGTGCTTGGAGGCAAACAGATGAAGTCTGACAAGAAGaaggataaaaagaaaaatgatatcCCGCAGAAAGACAGTCAGGAGGCGCAGAATCTGTCTGAGGTGAACAACAAGCTGAGCTCCATCATGGACCATTGCAACAATCAGATGGGTCAGATTACCAGTCAGATCCAGTGTACGACAGCCTTTATCGGCAAAGACCAGTTTGTGAACGAGCTTCTTGGCAG GACTGCTGTGAAGGGCAACTTTGTGGCTGCATCACCGCCTGGGATCTCTACACCCAAGAAACACAGCGAAATGAAGGGAGATATGGAGATCTGTCCAGATACGGCT ACCCTTATAATGACTCAAAAGATCAACCTGAGGGCTGAAAATGAAGAGGGACGCATCCCAGACACTGCTTGTCAAGACCACATGTTAG GCTCCGGCTGCCAGATGAGAACCCTGGACAGCGGGATCGGCACTTTCCCTCTCCCTGATTCAGTCACCCGTGCCAGCGGTCGCCACATCCCTAAATCTGAATCCAGCCCCGATGGGGTGACCGCAAGCACGTCGGAGCTCGATCGGGAGACTCCCTCTTCTCACCCAGACCCCTCACAATCCGGTGTGAAAGTGCCTTCCCTCCCAAAAACCTGCCCGCATGCCCCTACCAGCATCGGTCACTCCCTTTCCGACCCCACTGTGACCTGCAGCAGCAACACCCAAGACGCCCAGAGCCGCCTGCCCAAGTTAGCAACTTCAG ATGCAATCAGGACAAAGAGGTTGAGTCTTTGTGCCCCGCGTAGCAACATCTCAGCTTCCACAGAGGACAAAGAGGACGAAATGGAAAGGAAGATGAAATCCAAGGACCATGATATGGCGGGT GAAAGAGCCCTGCAAGTGTGCACGTACTCGGGAAGCAGCAGCGACACCGAGACTGAACCCGAGGGAACCGGAAGCACTTTGGGCTCGCCACAAAGGACCCTGATCAACAGAACCAAAAGGAATGACGCAG TCGACCAGAATGAGGAGACCCTGAAGAGAAGCAGCGTGGAGAAATCCTTGTCCATCATGGACTACTACCAACACGATATGTTCTCTCATCTGGAGAAGGACAGCAGGAGGATTTCCCAGTACAACTTGTTGCACAAAGAGTCATCGCTCGATGGCAAAGCAGGGGACAGACTCAGT AAGGAGATCCCCCTGGAGAAGACGCCCGTCTGTACAAACCAGCCGGGCTCTCTCGACTTCTCCTTGGAGTCCCTGAACAAGCTGAAtcacagcagctccagcagtGGCAGCCTCTACCCGGACACGGGATTAGGCGGCCGCAGAGGCGACTGCCACCCTGATGCGGGGAAGAGCGGGGAAGACTGCTGCAGGGTGGACGagccctcctcctccagttTCTCCAGCAGGCCTGGGGCCGATCCCGTGGGCTCCCTCAGCGACTCGCTGTACGACAGCTTCTCCTCCTGCACCAGCCAGGGCTCCAACGACGTGTAG